The Chroicocephalus ridibundus chromosome 3, bChrRid1.1, whole genome shotgun sequence genome has a segment encoding these proteins:
- the TMEM14A gene encoding transmembrane protein 14A, protein MAIDWIGFAYAALLAVGGVVGYTHKGSKISLAAGLTFGSVSGYGAYCVTRDPRNVKISLFSAFLLTIIMGMRFKRSKKLMPAGLVACLSLLMILRLVFMLL, encoded by the exons ATGGCTATTGATTGGATTGGTTTTGCATATGCTGCATTGCTGGCTGTTGGAGGTGTGGTAGGATACACTCATAAAG GTAGTAAAATCTCTTTAGCTGCTGGTCTCACCTTTGGATCTGTGTCTGGTTATGGAGCTTACTGCGTAACACGTGATCCAAGAAATGTGAAGATATCATTGT tttcagcttttcttttgacCATTATAATGGGAATGAGGTTCAAGAGGTCCAAGAAATTAATGCCAGCCGGACTAGTGGCATGCCTGAG CCTTTTGATGATTTTGAGGCTTGTTTTTATGCTGCTGTAG